The following are encoded together in the Plasmodium brasilianum strain Bolivian I chromosome 10, whole genome shotgun sequence genome:
- a CDS encoding tubulin--tyrosine ligase, which produces MKPIGKSQGKGIFLFDKIAQIKEWSSSKCKQVEEKEKNRDRAKDRGKDKSKERAVNRSVDLDTERETEAEGEKEKEKREQYIVQEYISNPLLIGGKKFDIRLYVLILSYSPLTIYLYRSGFARFSHTYFKNEKNNINDITMHLTNVSIQKNAQGYDDNVGGKWFVRELFLYMISRYGYNDIMMLIKNIENCIIQSFLAVHKIIINDKHCFELYGFDILIDNNLKPWLIEVNSSPSFSSNTNEDYTLKFNMLDELMTLINIEKYTIPHTDRVGDFDCIYRNGERVHSIDPYNFYSHLGAYLSGTENLKRMAKNVKLQLKMSINSTNC; this is translated from the exons ATGAAACCGATAGGGAAATCACAGGGAAAGGGAATATTCCTGTTTGACAAAATTGCGCAAATTAAGGAATGGAGTAGTAGCAAGTGCAAACAGGTGGaagagaaggaaaaaaatagggATAGAGCTAAAGATAGGGGTAAGGACAAAAGTAAGGAACGAGCTGTGAATAGATCTGTGGACCTCGACACAGAACGGGAAACAGAAGCGGAAggggaaaaggaaaaagagaaGAGAGAACAATACATTGTCCAAGAGTACATTTCTAATCCTTTACTAATCGGTGGGAAAAAATTTGATATACGACTGTACGTGTTAATTTTGTCATATTCGCCTTTaactatatatttgtatagaAGTGGTTTCGCTCGATTTTCccatacatattttaaaaatgaaaaaaataatataaatgatataactATGCACTTAACTAATGTGtctatacaaaaaaatgcacAAGGATATGATGACAATGTAGGTGGTAAATGGTTTGTACGagaattgtttttatatatgataagtCGCTACGgatataatgatataatgatgttaattaaaaatattgaaaattgcATTATACAATCCTTTTTAGctgttcataaaattataattaatgatAAGCATTGTTTTGAATTATACGGATTTGACATTCTCATCGATAATAACTTAAAACCTTGGCTGATTGAAGTTAATTCCTCTCCTTCGTTCTCATCCAACACGAACGAAGACTACAccttaaaatttaatatgttaGACGAATTAATgactttaataaatatagaaaaatatactatTCCACATACAGACCGAGTCGGAGATTTCGACTGCATTTATAGAAATGGGGAAAGGGTTCATAGCATAGATCCCTACAATTTCTATTCCCATTTGG GGGCTTATTTATCAGGTactgaaaatttaaaacgaATGGCAAAAAATGTCAAGCTGCAGTTAAAAATGAGCATAAATTCGACGAATTGTTAG